GCGGGGCGCGTAAGTATGCGCAAATTAGATTGGGACGAGAGCGGCTCTTTGGAGAACTGGCAGCGAGCGGTGCTGGAGTTCGCGCGGCGTGCGCGCGAGGAGCTGGGCGACCATATCGTCCGCATCATACTCTACGGCTCGCGGGCGCGGGGGGATTATACCGAGGACTCGGACATCGACGTACTGGTGGTCGTGCGGGATATCGACGCCAAGGCGGCCGACGAGCGCATATTCCCGTTCGCGCATTACGCGTTAACCGAATACGAAGAGTTATTGTTCGCTTCCGTTCTTACCGAAGAGGAATACGTCGCAAGCCAGGCGAGGAGTTTTTATATTAACGTCGCCGAAGAAGGTGTAGGAGTATGACG
This is a stretch of genomic DNA from bacterium. It encodes these proteins:
- a CDS encoding nucleotidyltransferase domain-containing protein, which translates into the protein MRKLDWDESGSLENWQRAVLEFARRAREELGDHIVRIILYGSRARGDYTEDSDIDVLVVVRDIDAKAADERIFPFAHYALTEYEELLFASVLTEEEYVASQARSFYINVAEEGVGV